The following nucleotide sequence is from Polyangiaceae bacterium.
GGTCACGCCGCTTGATGGATCCGGGCTCGCGCTGAGCGATCGGGATCAGGGGGTGAGGGTCAACTCATCCACCCACACCACAAAGGTGACACCGGGCGGTACTGCAAAGCCAACGCCACTAACCGCGTGGGCGTCAAACGTCGCCGGGGTGCCCCAACCGCCCTGAGCCAGTGAAGCGAAGGCGATGTCCACCTTGGTCCAGCTGCTACTCACAGTCACCGTCTCCGCGAAGTGATCGTCGCAGCTCGTGGCACAGGTTCCACCTTCAGCCGTCGAAGTGGTCGCCGACGTCGGCACCAGCAGTTCGACTCTGGCTACCCCTGTAGCTTTTAGCCACAGGGAAATCCCAGAGTAGCTCGACACATCGTAGGGGCAGCTCAAGCTCGCCATGCTGCCTCCGCCAACTTCGACTCCGAGCAACGGAAAGCCAAAACCCGGCCCATACTCCGCGGCGCTCGAGCTCTTGCCAGTCACCTGAATCGCGTGCGTTGTGGCGTTCGCTCCCGGTGTCATCGCGGTGGGCGTGGAGACCATGCTCGCGCTATCCAGATCGTCCTTGTAGCTGAACCAGTAACCAGTGCGACCGTCCGCACTCAGGATCGCGTCGTCACCGTCCTCCACGTCGTCAAGCACCGTCTCCGGCCCAGCGCTGGCGGAGCTTGGACACGTTCCACTTTGCCCCGCGGAACCACCTGTTCCACCCGCAGCGCTCCCTCCAGAGCTGGCGCCGCCGCCCCCGCCTGCACCGCTGCCTCCCGAAGTGGATCCACCGCTGCCGCCTACTCTCGAGCCGCCCTGCGTGTCTCCGCCTTCACCACCGAAGTCGCTGCCTCCTGCCGCACCCGAGCCGGAGCCCCCGCTTTCGGAGGTCGGCGCCGGATCGGCACTCGTCGCACAGCCCAGCAAGAACAGCCCTAAAACGCCCAGTCCCCAGTCACGCCCCGCCATGGGAAAAGCATGAGCGGGACTCCGTTCTGGAGATGTTCATAAATCGTCGTTCGCGCGGCACATCTTGCGTGCTTATCCGCGCGGTTCTTCGGACCACGCTCTCGCAAAACCCCATAGAAGTGAGGGTTTTGCGAGAGCGAGATCTGGTCAAGTTGTGCGCGGGCACGGTTGCTGTTGATTGGCAGGGTGTTCTTCAACACCCTGCTAGTCGCCCAAGACTCACCCTGGAAACCTCCCCGGCATCTTTTTTCCGCCAGGCAATTATCGGAACCACGCTTTCAGTTGTTGTCGACGACGGTGCGAGCGGCGGACGCGCCAAGCGACTCGGCAACGGAGTGATCGTTGATGTCCTCTGCGGGCACCACCGCGGACGAATCGGTGAACACGATATACGTCACCGGCCCAGCTGTGCCCCCTGTGGCGGGATCCGGATTGATGCCGAACAAGTCCGCCATCGCATACGAAGCCTCCCCGATGATGCCCTCGGGTCCCGTGTCGACGAACGCGCCGTAGCGCACTTGTCCCTCGTAGATCACCGCGACCACGGCGCCGAGCTCGATCCCCCAGTCGCGATAATCAAAGCGCCCGCTAGGCGAAGGAATCACCACATAGGGCAACACGCTCGCCGCGATGTGGTCCCCCATGCTCGTCGCGTCTTGATACCAGGGGTCGGTGTTCTCGTTGCACTCGGCGGTGGCATAGCCATCGCAGTCGATGTCCATGTCCGCGGTCCAGAATAGCGCGCCGGTCAACTCACAGATCGGCACCGTCTCCTCACCACCGGAGTCGGTCGCGTAGTCGCCGCCCACCACGTTGCAAGCCGAAGTCAGCGCCAACAAGTCCTGGACTGTGACGGGTCCGCCTCCGGAACCTCCAGCACCGCTCCCCCCGTTGCCTGCTTCACCGCCGCTGCCTCCAGGCGCAGTGCCCGCGCTGCCGCCTTGCCCCACACCACCCGCGCCGCCTTGCGCTGACCCAGCACTACCGCCCTGGTCACTTCCACCGAGCCCGCCGGCGCCAGAACCTCCAACGCCAGAACCTCCCGCACCGGAGCCAGCGTTCCCGGAGCCACCTCCGATGCTATTCCCCGCGGAACCGCTAGCACTACTGCTACCAGCTGTGCCAGCACTCGCTCCGTTGCCCCCATCACCGACCTCACCGGTGTCGCAGCCGACCGCACTCGCGGAGCAGACCAAGAGCCCCAGCAACCACCCCACGCGCGGCGCGAGCCGCCTGCCCGCGCGCCGTCGATCCACTTGCGGCCACTGCGTTTGGGGGTGAGGGGCGCGCTCAACGGATACGATAGCCGGCATCGATCCCCAGGCTAGCCAACAGAAGCGCGAGCGCTTTGATGCAATTGCTCAGACCTACGGCTGAAACCGCTCGTTCGCAGCGTCTCTTGCCGTTGCGCTGCAGCCGAGATGCAACCCGACACCATGAACGCAGCCTGTCCCAGCGGGTCCGCTAGCCGGTGCCTTCAAGCCACGGGCGTGGAGCGTCAGCTGATGGTCTCTTCGGTTGGCTCTTTGTCGAGCCCGAAGCCGGTATGCAGCGCCCGCACCGCGAGCTCCGTGTACTTGCTCGCCATCAGGCAGCTGACCTTGATCTCGCTGGTGCTGATGGCCTGGATGTTGATGCCCTCTGCCGCGAGGATCTGGAACATGCGTGAAGCCACGCCAGCATGGGAGCGCATACCGAGCCCGACGATGGACACCTTCACGATGTCTGGGTCGTACTCGATGGCCGCGCCGCCGATGGAGCGAGCGCACTCTTCGATGTTCTCCTTGGTGCGGGCCAAGTCAGCCTTCGGCACCGTGAAGGTCACGTCGGTGGTGCTGCCGCTCTCACGGGAAGGGCTCTGAATGATCATGTCAACCGACACGTTCTTCTCGGCCAGCATGCCGAAGACGTTGGCCACCACCCCAGGGCGGTCGGGCACGTTGATCATCTGCACCTTGGCTTCGCTCTTGTCGTAAGCGATGCCGGTGACGACCACCTTCTCCAAGCCTTCTTCACCGGTCACGATCGTGCCGGTGCGATCTGAAAATGATGAGCGCACGTGGATCGGTACTCCGTATTTCATGCCCACTTCGACCGAGCGGATCTGCAGCACCTTCGCGCCGAGGCTGGCTAGTTCCAGCATCTCCTCGAAGCTGATGCGCTCGATCTTCTTGGCCTTGGGACAGATGTTTGGGTCAGTCGTGTAGACACCGTCTACGTCGGTGTAGATCTCGCACACATCGGCCTTGATGGCCGCTGCGATGGCCACGGCGGTGGTGTCTGAGCCACCACGACCTAGGGTGTTGATGTTGCCGTGGTCGTCGATGCCTTGGAACCCCGCGACCACCGCGATCTTGCCGCCGTTGACCGTGTCCAAGAGCTTCGAGCCTTCGATCTCGAGGATGCGGGCCTTGGTGAAGGCACCGTCCGTGCGGATCCGGATTTGGGAGCCGAGCAAGCTCTGCGCCGGATGGCCGAGCTTCTGCAGGGTCATGGCCACCAGGGCGGCGCTCACCTGCTCGCCGGTGGAAGCCAGCACGTCGAGTTCCCGAGCATCGGGAACGTCAGTGATGTCCCCAGCGAGGCCCAGCAGGCGATTCGTCTCACCGGCCATCGCGGAGACGATCATCACGACTTGATTGCCTTCCGCCGCCGTCTTGATCGCGCGCTCAGCCACGTTCGCCATGCGCTCGAGAGAGCCAACCGAGGTGCCGCCAAACTTCTGAACGACCAGTGCCACGATGAGGCGCGGCTACCCCTTCGGAAGCGCCGCGTCAATGTGGGATATGCACTGAAGTGCAGGTTTGTCCGTTCAGAGCAAACAACGCCGTAGCTCAACAGCGGCCGTGTATTACCCTGCGCGAGTGCCAACCCCGACTCACAGCGCGAGCGCCATTGCTTGGTTGGCAGCGCCTTGGTTGGCTGCGCCTGCGATGACTGCGCCTTGGTTGTCCGCCGGGCTCTCACCGGTTGCGTCGTACCTGGTGGAGACACTGGTGACCCTGCTGGCGGTGATCGCGCTCGCGGTGCTGGTGCTGTACGCCGCTCGGCGCGTGGGTGTTGGCCGTCAGAGCGGACCGCTGCAGCTGGTTGGACGTCTCCCCCTCGAAGGTCGCCGCGCGGTGTACCTGGTGAAGATCG
It contains:
- a CDS encoding glycoside hydrolase family 75 protein, whose product is MDIDCDGYATAECNENTDPWYQDATSMGDHIAASVLPYVVIPSPSGRFDYRDWGIELGAVVAVIYEGQVRYGAFVDTGPEGIIGEASYAMADLFGINPDPATGGTAGPVTYIVFTDSSAVVPAEDINDHSVAESLGASAARTVVDNN
- a CDS encoding aspartate kinase, with product MALVVQKFGGTSVGSLERMANVAERAIKTAAEGNQVVMIVSAMAGETNRLLGLAGDITDVPDARELDVLASTGEQVSAALVAMTLQKLGHPAQSLLGSQIRIRTDGAFTKARILEIEGSKLLDTVNGGKIAVVAGFQGIDDHGNINTLGRGGSDTTAVAIAAAIKADVCEIYTDVDGVYTTDPNICPKAKKIERISFEEMLELASLGAKVLQIRSVEVGMKYGVPIHVRSSFSDRTGTIVTGEEGLEKVVVTGIAYDKSEAKVQMINVPDRPGVVANVFGMLAEKNVSVDMIIQSPSRESGSTTDVTFTVPKADLARTKENIEECARSIGGAAIEYDPDIVKVSIVGLGMRSHAGVASRMFQILAAEGINIQAISTSEIKVSCLMASKYTELAVRALHTGFGLDKEPTEETIS